The nucleotide window TTAATGCGCAGCTCTCATATGATGGTAGATGCATCTAAAGTAGGACCGCATCTAAAAAATAAGGCAGCCCCATAGAGCTGCCCCATTTTATGTTTTAGCTGATTGTTTAGACAGTCACTAGATTACTGGCTTTGCTAAAGATCAGCTCATCATCACCAAGATTGATCAAGATGTCGTCTCCATCACCAAATTCACCTTCTAGCATTTTTAGAGCTAGTGGGTTTTCGATCTCGCGTTGGATCAAACGGCGCAGCGGTCTGGCACCATATACAGGGTCGTAACCGGTTGTGGCAAGCCAATCTCTTGCTTCGGCAGAGGGTTGGACTGTGATTTTGCGATCGGCCAGACGCTTGTTCAGGATGTGCATCTGGATATCGACAATCTGAGCCAGTTCGGCTGCTGTGAGGGCATGGAAGACCACGGTCTCATCAATACGGTTGAGAAACTCTGGTCTGAAATGCTCTCTCAGCGCTCCCATGACGCGTTCTCTCATCTCGTCATAGTGATCGCCTCCATCCTCGGCCGCTTTTATTTGATAGTCCAGGATGTACTGACTACCGATATTGGAGGTCATGATAATGACAGTATTTTTGAAGTCCACAGTACGACCTTTAGAGTCGGTCAGGTGACCTTCATCGAGTACTTGCAAGAGGATGTTGAAGACGTCGGCGTGGGCTTTTTCTACTTCGTCAAAGAGCACACAGCTATAAGAGCGGCGTCTTACTGCCTCAGTCAATTGTCCCCCGTCGTCGTGTCCGATATAGCCAGGTGGTGCGCCAATCAGTCTGGCGACAGTGTGTTTTTCCTGATATTCGGACATATCGATGCGCACAATCGCCTGTTCATCATCAAAGAGAAACTCAGCAAGTGCCTTGGCTAGCTCGGTTTTACCAACACCAGTCGGTCCCAAAAAGAGGAAAGAACCAATCGGACGTTTAGGATCTTTCATACCAGCTCTAGCACGCCTTACCGCGTTTGAAACCACTTCAATGGCTTCATCTTGCCCGATAACACGTTTGTGCAAATGTGCTTCCAGTTTGAGCAGCTTTTGCACTTCGCCTTCAAGCAATTTAGTTACTGGTATGCCAGTCCAACTGCCGATGATTTCGGCAATGTCTTCTTCGTCGATTTCTTCTTTGAGCAACCTTGGGCTCTTGTCTCCTGTAATTTCTAGTTCAAGAGTTTTAAATTGCTTTTCCAGTTCAATCAATTTGCCAAATTTTAGTTCAGCTGCCTTTTGCAGGTCAGTGGCGCGTTCGGCTTGTTCGATTAGCACTTTTGTATGCTCGATTTCGGCTTTGACTCCTTGCATCTTGGTGATGCCTTCTTTTTCGGCTTGCCAGCGTGCTCTCAAACCATCGGCTTCTTCTTTGAGATTAGCCAGGTCCTTTTCCAGTTTTTCCAGGCGATCTTTAGAGCCCTGGTCTTTTTCTTTCTTCAGAGCTTCTCTTTCGATTTCTAGTTGAATTTTGCGACGCTCGAGTTCATCTAGCTCAGTTGGCATGGAGTCAATTTCGATGCGCATACGAGCCGCCGCTTCGTCGACTAAGTCTATGGCTTTGTCTGGCAAAGCGCGGTCTGTTATATAGCGGTGCGAGAGCACTGCGGCACTGACCAGTGCCGCATCTTTGATGCGTACCCCATGGTGCACTTCATAACGCTCTTTGAGTCCACGCAAAATTGAGATTGTTTCTTCAACAGATGGTTGATCAACAAAGACGGTCTGAAATCTTCTTTCGAGAGCTGGGTCTTTTTCTACATATTTGCGGTATTCATCGAGGGTGGTGGCGCCGATACAGTGCAATTCACCACGAGCCAGTGGTGGCTTGAGTAAGTTGCCGGCATCCATTGAGCCTTCACCACCAGAGCCAGCACCGACGACGGTGTGCAATTCGTCGATGAAGAGCAAAATTTTGCCTTCTGATTCGATTACTTCTTTGAGTACAGCCTTGAGGCGCTCTTCAAATTCGCCGCGGTATTTAGCACCAGCTACAAGAGAGCCCATATCCAGTGCAATTAGCTTTTTGTCCTTTAGTCCTTCTGGTACGTCGCCTTTGGTGATGCGGATGGCAAGACCCTCGACAATAGCTGTCTTACCGACGCCCGGCTCTCCCACCAGGACAGGATTGTTTTTTGTACGACGACTCAATACTTGCATAACCCGGCGGATTTCATCGTCTCGGCCGATAACCGGGTCTAGTTTGCCGCGCTCTGCCATTTCGGTCAGGTCTTTACCATAGCGCTGTAGGGCTTCGTAAGTGCCTTCGGGATCCTGGCTAGTGACCTTTTGTTTGCCTCTAATTTGAGTTAGCACCTTGAGAATGCGCTCTCTTGTGATGCCGTTTTGTTTGAGAATTGTGCCAGACTGGCCTTTGCTCTCATCGCAGAGGGCTAAGAGCAGATGCTCGACACTGATAAATTGGTCTTTAAGACGTTCAGCTTCTTTTTCAGCTACTTCCAGGATTTGCATCAACTTTGTCGAAACATGGATCTCATCTTTAGCCACAGTGACCGAAGAAGCTTTGGGCTGATTTTGCAAATAGCGAGTAACAGCGTCGATTATTGTTTGTGGATCGACTTCTAATTTTTCGGCGATTTTGGGGGCGAGACCGTCTTTTTGCTCCATCAAGCACAAAAGCAGATGCTCTGGGGTGACCTGGCTGTGGCCAAAGCGTGAGAGCAGTGAGCGGCAACCGGTTACTGCTTCTTGGGCTTTGTTGGTAAATCTGTCCAGATTCATGAATACCTACCTTTTAGGTTTGTTAGGTCGTTTTTGCGGTTTGCTTTGAGCAGCATCTATTGGCAACGGTGTGCCTTGAATGCCCCTCCCTATTTGAATTATGGGCAGCCTTATTATAGGCTACTAATAAATCCATAATTTCTTTATACTGTAGTTGTGTCCGGAACACTGGACAGGTATTTTTGGTCCTTTATAACCGGTAAAGACCTGTATTAAAGCGGTCGAAAGTTGGTTATAGTAAATTGTCAAAAAAACGATTGTATAAGTAGTAAGCAAGCAAAGATGCAGGAGTTCGAAGAGAATTATTACGCCATTCTTGGTGTGGAACCTGATTCCACCCAGGAGGAGATTCGACGCGCCTATCTTTCTCTAGCTAAAAGATTGCATCCTGACCGCTTCCCCAACGATCCAGACCAGAGAGCCATTGCCCAAAAGGAATTTGCTAAAGTCACCCGTGCTCATGATGTAGTCGGCGATCCCGAGCGTCGCAATGAGTATGATACTTTGCGATCGCTGGCTAAAAGACGCTCTGAGATCGTATCGACCGGCTCTTTTGTCGTCAGCTCTGTGATTCCTGACGATGCTCGCCTGCATACAGCTGAGGGCGAGGGCGGCGAAGTCAACAAGCCTGGTGATGACCACATCAACGTCAAGTGGGCTAACAAGCATTTGGCTAGAGCTGACGATTTGCTCAAAAAGAAACGGTATCAGGAAGCTGAGACAGCGATGAAAGAAGCCATTCGTCTTGTGCCAAATGATCCGCGTTATCACAATAAGCTGGCAGAGATTTATCTGGCGCGCGGCTGGAAGACTCTGGCTAGCACAGAAGTGCAGACAGCGCTAAGGCTCGATGGTACTAATCCTGAGGCCCGCACTCTGGATGTTCGCATCAAATCATTGATGAAGGAAACTGGCTCTCAGACTCAGCCTAATCAAGCTAAGAAAAAAGGACTGATGGATCAGTTAAAAGAAATTCTCAACAAGAAGATCTGAGTATGAGAGAGCAAGAGCAACAGCACTGGTATTACGGATGGTGCAAGCGTAGATCTCTTGCTCTGATACTCTGCGCTCTCACTCTGCTCCCTCTTTGGGCTCCACTAGCCAGTGCTCAAGGGTTAGAATTGCCAGCTCAGCCTCGCATCGATGAAGAAGATGCCGAAGTCCCCAGTCTTGTTTCTACGGCTCAGCGTAAGTCAGTTGCTGAGCAAAATGCATCTACAGACACCGTAGTTGCCGATGATGATACCAGTAGTGGTGATAGTCGCGCTACCAGACCTTTTGCCCCTCCTGGCGATATAAAGAGCCTGGGACTCTCTTTGCCCGGTAATGATTTTATGATGCCTGAGGGCAACGTACTTAAAGGTCGGATTTCGGCAGATAGCGGTAAGTCTCCGATACTTTATGGCAGCGTCCAGAGTATTCCTAAAAACACCAAGGTTGAGATGACTCTCAAATGTTATCTCAATTCGGAGCTATCGCAAAAGGGAGATGAAGTCTTTGCCCGTATCTCGCGCGATGTTGGCGACGATGGCGGTAAGGTGTTTTTGCCCGGTAACTGGATTGCTCATGGTTTTGTTACCAATGTAGATAAGCAAAAGAAGAACGGACGTGATGGTTTTGTCGATGTCAAATTTGACCGCATAATCAGTCCTGACGGTGAGTATGATCTGCCCTTTGAGACTTCTTTTAGTACCAAAGACCATCAGCTAAAAGCTGTGGCAAAGACAGTCTACAGAGATGCCAAATTTGCCACCAAGGGTGCTATCGCTGGTAGCTTTTTGTCTTTACAGATGACAGGCTTACCTGTCGCAATTTCGACCTATGGTATCTCTATTGGTGTTGGTGCCGCTGCTGGTGCCACATATGGACTTGGAGCTGCGATGTTGCGCAAGGGCAAAATTGCTGCTAACTTTCCCGGAGATCATATCCAGCTCAAGATCGCTGAGCCTATTTCGTTGCCGGGCTTTAATCCACTGGCTCTCGACTCAGCAAAAAACAAAGATCATCTCGACGGCCTTGGTCTCACTGTTACTAGTCATAAGTTTGAAGAAAACCCTGTGACAAAGGACAAAAATGGACTGGTCTTGTTTGTCAGTGTCACTGTTAACAATGACAGCAAGTCTCTGGTCAAATTGAGCAATCTACAAGTGGTCTCAGAGATGAACGACTCATATGACCTATTTATTGCTGCTGTGGGTAAAAATTTGCCGCGTCTCGGGCCTGGTAAGACTCAGTCCATTACGTTGCCGTTTTTAGTTGATGGTAAAAAGCTCAAGTACTTTCTTGTGTTGCGCAATGAGCCAAATGGCAAAGAGTTGGCCAGGACGCCAATAAATTGATCTATTGATTTATCTAAGATCTCTATATCTATATTGAGATAGATGAATCTGCTCGTTGGGTAAATTAACCGTGAAATTGGGCAATCCAGGCGAAAAAATTTATTTTTCCTGATTTTTATGCGGTTTTCCCCACTGAGATTATTTGCATTAAAACTAAATCCCGCTAATATGGACCCGTAGCTAAGAACTGATCTAATAAATAATAAGCTCAATGACCTGAGTATATATGAGCGATATCGCTAATATCGATGGTAAGGTCCTTGTAAGCCAGAGAGTCAGATCTTACGTTGGGGGTGGAAGCCCATTAAAATACGGACTATTCCATAGGGAATGCCGTGCAGGGGGAACTATGAAGGCTCGAATCCAAGAAATGCTTCAGACTTTTCACGGTCAAAGTGCTCACAGACCGGCTGAGCCGGCGCCTGCTGCTCGTCGCGCCGCCCAGGGTCAGCCACTTCCCTACGAAAAACTCTTGCGCGAAAAAGATCGCGAAATAGACCGCCTGCGCCATCAGTTAGCCAATGCCGAAGCTAGGCTGCAAGAAGTAATGGGTCAGGACCTTTTAACCAGTTTGCCCAATCGCCATATCTTCAAAGAGCATCTCACTCACTCTCTCAAGCGTGCCTTGAGACTTGGTTATTCACTATCATTGATGCTTATCGACATCGATCATCTCAGAGAGATTAACCTCAAGTACGGGCACGAAGTCGGCGACCAGGTCCTGGTCGAAGTAAGCAAAATCCTCAAATCATCTGTCCGCGAAATCGATATGCCTGCTCGCTGGGGCGGTGAAGAACTGGTTACTGTCTTGCACGAGACAGATGCTGATGGTGCCAGTGTAGTAGCAGAGAGAGTGCGTCGTCGTATCTCTATGCTAGAGATTAAAGAGCCAAAAACTGGCAAACCCATTAAGATTACAGCCTCTCTTGCTGTAGCCTGCTATCCTCAACACTCTAACGATCCTCAGGGACTATTAGAAGCGGCATCTGAAGCTCTTATCCAGTGCAAAGAAGACGGCTGCAATAGAGTACTAATTGCCAATAAATAAGGGGCAATCACACTTGAAAGCTGGCGGCTAATGATCAGACTAATGGTTGTTGATGATCACGCGCCTACCAGGCAGATGATCTGCGAGCAACTAACTCAAGGTGGCATGATCCAGGTAGTAGCTGAGGCCGAGACCTCGCATGATGCCTGGGCTACAGCCTCTAAAATTTTGCCCGATATTATATTGCTTGATTTGCATTTGCCGGGGCTTTATAGCACGGTGGACTTGCTCAAGAGATTTAGTCAACTTAAACGCACCAAGGTCGTTATCCTCTCGGGCATCGCCAAAGCCTCTGAAGTGCAGGACTTGATTGAGGCTGGTGCTAATGGTTATGTCCTTAAGGAGGATGCACCGGCGCTCATTAAAATGGCACTGCTAATGGTGTCAAAGGGATCGCGCTCTGTTATTTCTCCCAGCTTGCCCAGACATCTCACCAGGCTATCGGCGCAAGAGCGCACAATCCTGCGCTATCTCACTATGCGTGGCAAGTTATCCACTGCTGCTGAGCGCATGGGCATCAGTCAAGTTGAGCTTGACGATTTGATCGAGCATCTGGTGCAAAAGCTTGAGTTAGAAACACCTGAGG belongs to Candidatus Obscuribacter sp. and includes:
- a CDS encoding GGDEF domain-containing protein, yielding MKARIQEMLQTFHGQSAHRPAEPAPAARRAAQGQPLPYEKLLREKDREIDRLRHQLANAEARLQEVMGQDLLTSLPNRHIFKEHLTHSLKRALRLGYSLSLMLIDIDHLREINLKYGHEVGDQVLVEVSKILKSSVREIDMPARWGGEELVTVLHETDADGASVVAERVRRRISMLEIKEPKTGKPIKITASLAVACYPQHSNDPQGLLEAASEALIQCKEDGCNRVLIANK
- a CDS encoding DnaJ domain-containing protein; translation: MQEFEENYYAILGVEPDSTQEEIRRAYLSLAKRLHPDRFPNDPDQRAIAQKEFAKVTRAHDVVGDPERRNEYDTLRSLAKRRSEIVSTGSFVVSSVIPDDARLHTAEGEGGEVNKPGDDHINVKWANKHLARADDLLKKKRYQEAETAMKEAIRLVPNDPRYHNKLAEIYLARGWKTLASTEVQTALRLDGTNPEARTLDVRIKSLMKETGSQTQPNQAKKKGLMDQLKEILNKKI
- the clpB gene encoding ATP-dependent chaperone ClpB; this translates as MNLDRFTNKAQEAVTGCRSLLSRFGHSQVTPEHLLLCLMEQKDGLAPKIAEKLEVDPQTIIDAVTRYLQNQPKASSVTVAKDEIHVSTKLMQILEVAEKEAERLKDQFISVEHLLLALCDESKGQSGTILKQNGITRERILKVLTQIRGKQKVTSQDPEGTYEALQRYGKDLTEMAERGKLDPVIGRDDEIRRVMQVLSRRTKNNPVLVGEPGVGKTAIVEGLAIRITKGDVPEGLKDKKLIALDMGSLVAGAKYRGEFEERLKAVLKEVIESEGKILLFIDELHTVVGAGSGGEGSMDAGNLLKPPLARGELHCIGATTLDEYRKYVEKDPALERRFQTVFVDQPSVEETISILRGLKERYEVHHGVRIKDAALVSAAVLSHRYITDRALPDKAIDLVDEAAARMRIEIDSMPTELDELERRKIQLEIEREALKKEKDQGSKDRLEKLEKDLANLKEEADGLRARWQAEKEGITKMQGVKAEIEHTKVLIEQAERATDLQKAAELKFGKLIELEKQFKTLELEITGDKSPRLLKEEIDEEDIAEIIGSWTGIPVTKLLEGEVQKLLKLEAHLHKRVIGQDEAIEVVSNAVRRARAGMKDPKRPIGSFLFLGPTGVGKTELAKALAEFLFDDEQAIVRIDMSEYQEKHTVARLIGAPPGYIGHDDGGQLTEAVRRRSYSCVLFDEVEKAHADVFNILLQVLDEGHLTDSKGRTVDFKNTVIIMTSNIGSQYILDYQIKAAEDGGDHYDEMRERVMGALREHFRPEFLNRIDETVVFHALTAAELAQIVDIQMHILNKRLADRKITVQPSAEARDWLATTGYDPVYGARPLRRLIQREIENPLALKMLEGEFGDGDDILINLGDDELIFSKASNLVTV
- a CDS encoding response regulator transcription factor; protein product: MIRLMVVDDHAPTRQMICEQLTQGGMIQVVAEAETSHDAWATASKILPDIILLDLHLPGLYSTVDLLKRFSQLKRTKVVILSGIAKASEVQDLIEAGANGYVLKEDAPALIKMALLMVSKGSRSVISPSLPRHLTRLSAQERTILRYLTMRGKLSTAAERMGISQVELDDLIEHLVQKLELETPEALLRWAKKHGF